The following proteins come from a genomic window of Achromobacter sp. AONIH1:
- a CDS encoding bifunctional diguanylate cyclase/phosphodiesterase: MTPKSNAPVPFRPEAGLPATDPAASQAMLDSLSDPFIWLDPEWRVRYLNPAAARLLRRGLAELAGHNVWDSYPDLAGSGYHDACRAVAATGQPAAHTGYYAPLASWFEARAFPARDGIVLVLRDVSHVHAKISQLRYQATHDYLTGLPNRRQLMDTLSGAIAEAAAGLGRQRTLLAVLFLDLDRFKEVNDTFGHAEGDALLRDVAERLRRFQTPSIFCARAGGDEFALVLRDTTERAAEALANSLLNLLSMPHQIHGRPVSLGASIGIATMNSPADSADVLLAYADAAMYAAKAAGRSQVRVYRHELSPGLQERNALRGDIQAALDGNQFELHFQPQVDMRNGAICGAEALLRWRHPSRGLLGPASFLDVLLDSPQELALTEWVVDTTCWHLSEWLTIGLPIPKVCLNLSARQLLAPNLAATLVGLCQSHGVPPERLEVEITEHTLMGDVDQATAALRELRQAGISASLDDFGSGQASMAYLMQAPISTLKIDKSFVWALGAVPTATAVIRGIVRLAHSLGMRTLAEGVETEAQRQMLQDEGCDAMQGYLFSRPLPPAAFAAMIAAATAGDTPDRDERDEGGFSPP; encoded by the coding sequence ATGACACCAAAGAGCAATGCGCCCGTCCCCTTCCGGCCCGAGGCCGGCCTGCCCGCGACCGACCCGGCCGCCTCCCAAGCCATGCTGGACAGCCTGAGCGATCCCTTCATCTGGCTCGATCCGGAATGGCGCGTGCGCTATCTGAACCCGGCCGCGGCGCGCCTGCTGCGGCGCGGCCTGGCCGAACTGGCCGGCCACAACGTCTGGGACAGCTATCCCGATCTGGCCGGCTCGGGCTACCACGACGCCTGCCGCGCCGTCGCCGCCACCGGCCAGCCGGCGGCCCATACCGGCTACTACGCGCCGCTGGCGTCCTGGTTCGAGGCGCGCGCCTTTCCGGCGCGTGACGGCATCGTCCTGGTGCTGCGCGATGTGTCGCACGTGCACGCCAAGATCTCGCAGCTGCGCTACCAGGCCACGCACGATTACCTGACCGGCCTGCCCAACCGCCGCCAGCTCATGGACACGCTGTCCGGCGCCATCGCGGAGGCCGCCGCCGGCCTGGGCCGCCAGCGCACGCTGCTGGCCGTGCTGTTCCTGGACCTGGACCGCTTCAAGGAAGTCAACGACACCTTCGGCCACGCCGAGGGCGACGCGCTGCTGCGCGACGTGGCCGAGCGGCTGCGCCGCTTCCAGACCCCGTCCATCTTCTGCGCGCGCGCCGGCGGCGACGAGTTCGCGCTGGTATTGCGCGACACCACCGAACGCGCCGCCGAGGCGCTGGCCAACTCCCTGCTGAACCTGCTGTCCATGCCGCACCAGATCCACGGCCGCCCGGTATCGCTGGGCGCGAGCATCGGCATCGCCACCATGAATTCGCCGGCCGATTCCGCCGACGTGCTGCTGGCCTACGCCGACGCGGCCATGTACGCGGCCAAGGCCGCCGGCCGCTCCCAGGTGCGCGTCTACCGCCACGAACTGAGTCCCGGCTTGCAGGAGCGCAACGCGCTGCGCGGCGACATCCAGGCCGCGCTGGACGGCAACCAGTTCGAGCTGCATTTCCAGCCCCAGGTCGACATGCGCAACGGCGCCATCTGTGGCGCCGAGGCGCTGCTGCGCTGGCGCCATCCGTCGCGCGGCCTGCTCGGACCGGCCTCGTTCCTGGACGTTCTGCTGGACTCGCCTCAGGAACTGGCGCTGACCGAGTGGGTGGTCGACACCACCTGCTGGCACCTGAGCGAATGGCTGACCATCGGGCTGCCCATCCCCAAGGTCTGCCTGAACCTGTCGGCCCGGCAGCTGCTGGCGCCGAACCTGGCGGCCACGCTGGTGGGCCTGTGCCAGTCGCACGGCGTGCCGCCCGAGCGGCTGGAGGTCGAGATCACCGAGCACACGCTGATGGGCGACGTGGACCAGGCCACGGCCGCGCTGCGCGAACTGCGCCAGGCCGGGATCAGCGCGTCGCTGGACGACTTCGGGTCGGGCCAGGCCAGCATGGCCTATCTGATGCAGGCGCCGATCAGCACGCTCAAGATCGACAAGTCCTTCGTCTGGGCGCTGGGCGCGGTGCCCACGGCCACCGCCGTGATCCGGGGCATCGTCCGGCTGGCTCATTCGCTGGGCATGCGCACGCTGGCCGAAGGCGTGGAGACCGAGGCGCAGCGCCAGATGCTGCAGGACGAGGGCTGCGACGCGATGCAGGGCTATCTGTTCAGCCGCCCCCTGCCCCCGGCCGCCTTCGCCGCGATGATCGCCGCCGCGACCGCCGGCGACACTCCGGACAGGGATGAGCGCGACGAAGGCGGCTTTTCGCCGCCCTGA
- a CDS encoding amidohydrolase gives MQGPAIDTHAHVFRQGLALADTRRHTPDYDATLTQYLALLGAHGVARGVLVQPSFLGTDNSHLVAALRAAAGRLRGVAVVSPDIAAADLLALAEAGVAGIRLNLIGLPLPALDQPAWQELLAHVNTLGWHVEVHLQASRLPAIMPALLAAGCRVVIDHFGRPDPALGIADPGFAYLLRQADSGQVWVKLAAPYRNWPAPDCARAGREAARLLLDAYTPDRLMWGSDWPHTEHRHLASYTAATQWLDAWIDDAAARQAVLADTPLRLFQFTGEAP, from the coding sequence TTGCAAGGCCCCGCCATCGACACTCACGCGCACGTCTTTCGCCAAGGACTGGCGCTGGCCGACACGCGCCGGCACACGCCGGACTACGACGCGACGCTGACGCAATACCTGGCCTTGCTGGGCGCGCACGGCGTGGCGCGCGGCGTGCTGGTGCAGCCCAGCTTCCTGGGCACCGACAACAGCCATCTGGTCGCGGCGCTGCGCGCCGCCGCCGGCCGGCTGCGCGGGGTCGCCGTGGTGTCGCCCGACATCGCGGCGGCGGATCTGCTGGCGCTGGCCGAGGCCGGCGTGGCCGGCATCCGGCTCAACCTGATCGGCCTGCCCCTGCCCGCGCTGGACCAGCCCGCCTGGCAGGAATTGCTGGCGCACGTCAACACGCTGGGCTGGCATGTGGAAGTGCATCTGCAGGCGAGCCGCCTGCCCGCTATCATGCCGGCCCTGCTGGCCGCCGGCTGCCGCGTGGTCATCGACCACTTCGGCCGCCCGGACCCGGCCCTGGGCATCGCCGACCCCGGCTTCGCCTATCTGCTGCGCCAGGCCGACAGCGGCCAGGTCTGGGTCAAGCTGGCGGCGCCCTATCGCAACTGGCCGGCGCCGGACTGTGCGCGGGCCGGCCGTGAAGCCGCCCGGCTGCTGCTGGACGCCTACACACCCGACCGGCTCATGTGGGGCAGCGACTGGCCCCATACCGAGCATCGCCACCTGGCGTCCTACACCGCGGCGACGCAGTGGCTGGACGCCTGGATCGACGATGCCGCTGCGCGGCAAGCAGTGCTTGCCGATACCCCGCTGCGGTTGTTTCAATTCACTGGAGAAGCACCATGA
- a CDS encoding RNA-binding S4 domain-containing protein, whose translation MEKIRLDKWLWAARFYKTRSLASQEIGKGRILVNGQPAKPAREVAPGDRIQVRKEDPAIEVLVRAVSGARGPAPVARQLYEETPESAQARERAAEQRRLAPEPALDLADGRPTKRDRRLIDRMRGK comes from the coding sequence ATGGAAAAGATCCGGCTCGACAAATGGCTGTGGGCGGCGCGCTTCTACAAGACGCGCAGCCTGGCGTCGCAGGAGATCGGCAAGGGCCGCATCCTGGTCAACGGCCAGCCGGCCAAACCGGCGCGCGAAGTCGCGCCCGGCGACCGCATCCAGGTGCGCAAGGAAGACCCCGCCATCGAGGTGCTGGTGCGCGCGGTGAGCGGCGCGCGCGGCCCCGCGCCGGTGGCGCGGCAGCTCTACGAGGAAACGCCGGAAAGCGCGCAGGCGCGCGAACGCGCCGCCGAGCAGCGGCGGCTGGCGCCCGAGCCGGCGCTGGACCTGGCCGACGGCCGGCCGACCAAGCGCGACCGCCGCCTGATCGACCGCATGCGCGGCAAGTAG
- a CDS encoding LysR family transcriptional regulator, protein METRHLRYFLAVMDHGSVSRAAEWLGIAQPALSQALGRMEKDLGVRLFERSRLGAAPTPAALAIVEDARVSVARIDAAEQRAREIARGSAGQLTVGLVTSALFDTLPRALRELRRQAPGVKVVLREMSNAEQAQALQDGGIDIGLMHTPVAVGGRMRERQLLRERLVAAVPDEFELDPDGQTSLARIAQAGLVMYPQAQLPSFYADILDALRKAGHDAHVAQEANRTLTVLSCVAGGCGVALLPSWIRSMDFSGVRFCEVRDGQSLPSFDLSAIWPARSVPTLADLFANLDLRPAGAAQT, encoded by the coding sequence ATGGAAACCCGGCATCTGCGTTATTTCCTGGCGGTGATGGACCATGGCAGCGTCAGCCGCGCCGCTGAATGGCTGGGCATCGCGCAGCCCGCGCTGAGCCAGGCGTTGGGCCGCATGGAAAAGGACCTGGGCGTGCGCCTGTTCGAGCGTTCGCGCCTGGGCGCCGCGCCCACGCCGGCGGCGCTGGCCATCGTCGAGGACGCGCGCGTCAGCGTGGCCCGCATCGACGCCGCCGAGCAGCGCGCCCGCGAGATCGCGCGCGGCAGCGCCGGCCAGCTGACGGTGGGGCTGGTGACCTCGGCGCTGTTCGACACGCTGCCGCGCGCGCTGCGCGAACTACGGCGGCAGGCGCCGGGCGTGAAGGTGGTGCTGCGCGAGATGAGCAATGCCGAGCAGGCCCAGGCCTTGCAGGACGGCGGCATCGACATCGGCCTGATGCACACGCCGGTGGCGGTGGGCGGGCGCATGCGCGAACGCCAGCTGCTGCGCGAGCGGCTGGTGGCCGCGGTGCCCGACGAGTTCGAATTGGACCCGGACGGACAGACCTCGCTGGCGCGCATCGCGCAGGCCGGCCTGGTGATGTATCCGCAGGCGCAGCTGCCTTCGTTCTATGCGGATATCCTCGACGCCCTGCGCAAGGCGGGCCACGACGCCCATGTGGCGCAGGAGGCCAACCGCACGCTGACCGTGCTGTCCTGCGTGGCCGGCGGCTGCGGCGTGGCGCTGCTGCCCAGCTGGATCCGGTCGATGGATTTCAGCGGCGTGCGCTTTTGCGAAGTGCGCGACGGACAGTCGCTGCCCAGTTTTGACCTGAGCGCGATCTGGCCCGCGCGCTCGGTGCCGACGCTGGCTGATCTGTTCGCCAACCTGGATTTGCGGCCCGCCGGCGCGGCGCAGACTTAA
- a CDS encoding ABC transporter ATP-binding protein/permease, whose protein sequence is MDLNWNDQLAQSAWWLLRAFFITAVALAVSATLLARFTGWGRKFWRLAWPYLTPRRSWRPLLTVALLLFLAMFAVRMTVLFSYWYNGFYSALQALDQTAFWHFLAIFSVLATVHVLRTLVDSYAGQAFDIHWRVWLNERLTHDWLDGRAYYRGHFLDQPVDNPDQRIEQDIGLFVAGTRTLAIGALSAVVSLVEFTAILWGLSGALAVAGVEIPRAMVFMVYVYVVIATVFAFRIGRPLIRLSFLSERLTANFRYALVRLRENAENVAFYQGEGVERATLRERFLAYVANLWARVYRGLKFDGFNLAVSQVAVVFPFLLQAPRFFSGAIKLGDMMQTSQAFGQVQDALSFFRTSYDTFAQYRATLDRLSGFLDANEAARALPAVTAEDHGELALDGLSVQRPDGRPMVSDLDLRLLPGQALLIKGPSGSGKTTLLRALAGLWPCAQGRLRRPLGARALFLSQRPYLPLGELRGAVAYPGLAGPQDDARLADALERVNLGHLAPRLGEAADWSRVLSIGEQQRLAFARVLYNRPAIVFLDEATSATDEGLEHALYRRLRADLPEAMLVSVGHRGTLDAFHSHRLELDGTGRWSVGPMEETPRRQAA, encoded by the coding sequence ATGGACCTGAACTGGAACGACCAGCTCGCGCAAAGCGCATGGTGGCTGTTGCGCGCCTTTTTCATCACGGCCGTGGCGCTGGCCGTGTCCGCCACCTTGCTGGCGCGTTTCACCGGCTGGGGCCGCAAGTTCTGGCGGCTGGCCTGGCCCTACCTGACGCCGCGGCGCAGCTGGCGGCCGCTGCTGACCGTCGCGCTGCTGCTGTTCCTGGCCATGTTCGCCGTGCGCATGACGGTGCTGTTTTCCTATTGGTACAACGGTTTCTACAGCGCGCTGCAGGCGCTGGACCAGACGGCCTTCTGGCATTTCCTCGCCATCTTCAGCGTGCTGGCCACCGTGCATGTGCTGCGCACGCTGGTCGACAGCTATGCCGGCCAGGCTTTCGACATCCATTGGCGCGTGTGGCTCAACGAGCGCCTGACGCATGACTGGCTGGACGGCCGCGCCTACTATCGCGGCCATTTCCTGGACCAACCCGTCGACAACCCCGACCAGCGCATCGAGCAGGACATCGGGCTGTTCGTCGCCGGCACCCGCACGCTGGCCATCGGCGCCCTGAGCGCGGTGGTGTCGCTGGTGGAGTTCACCGCCATCCTGTGGGGCTTGTCGGGGGCTCTGGCTGTGGCGGGCGTGGAAATCCCGCGCGCCATGGTGTTCATGGTCTATGTGTACGTCGTCATCGCCACCGTGTTCGCGTTCCGCATCGGCCGTCCGCTGATCCGGCTGAGTTTCCTGTCCGAGCGCCTGACCGCCAACTTCCGCTATGCGTTGGTGCGGCTGCGCGAGAACGCCGAGAACGTGGCGTTCTACCAGGGCGAGGGCGTGGAGCGCGCCACGCTGCGCGAGCGCTTCCTGGCCTACGTGGCCAATCTGTGGGCGCGCGTCTACCGGGGCCTGAAGTTCGACGGCTTCAACCTGGCCGTGAGCCAGGTGGCGGTGGTGTTTCCCTTCCTGCTGCAGGCGCCGCGCTTTTTTTCCGGCGCGATCAAGCTGGGCGACATGATGCAGACCTCGCAGGCCTTCGGGCAGGTGCAGGACGCGCTGTCCTTCTTCCGCACCTCATACGATACCTTCGCCCAGTACCGCGCCACGCTGGACCGCTTGAGCGGCTTCCTGGATGCCAACGAGGCCGCGCGCGCCTTGCCGGCCGTGACCGCCGAGGACCATGGCGAGCTGGCGCTGGATGGCCTGAGCGTGCAGCGACCTGACGGCAGGCCCATGGTCAGCGACCTGGACCTGCGTCTTCTGCCGGGGCAGGCGCTGCTGATCAAGGGGCCGTCCGGCAGCGGCAAGACCACGCTGCTGCGCGCGCTGGCCGGCTTGTGGCCCTGTGCGCAAGGCCGGCTGCGCCGGCCGCTGGGCGCGCGGGCGCTGTTCCTGTCGCAGCGGCCCTATCTGCCGCTGGGCGAGCTGCGCGGGGCGGTGGCGTATCCGGGTCTTGCCGGCCCGCAGGATGATGCGCGCCTGGCCGACGCGCTGGAGCGCGTGAATCTGGGCCATCTGGCGCCGCGCCTGGGCGAAGCCGCCGACTGGTCGCGCGTGCTGTCCATCGGCGAGCAGCAGCGCCTGGCGTTCGCGCGGGTGCTGTACAACCGGCCCGCCATCGTGTTCCTGGACGAGGCCACCTCGGCGACCGACGAGGGGCTGGAGCATGCGCTGTATCGCAGGCTGCGCGCGGACCTGCCCGAGGCGATGCTGGTCAGCGTGGGGCATCGAGGAACGCTGGATGCGTTCCATAGCCACCGGCTGGAGCTGGATGGGACGGGCAGGTGGTCGGTGGGGCCGATGGAGGAAACGCCGCGGCGCCAGGCGGCCTAG
- a CDS encoding tripartite tricarboxylate transporter substrate binding protein — MTPLFKRVARRGALLLAAGLLAGGAGAASAAYPERAITLVVTYPPGGTVDVVARLIGPKLAAELGQPVVIENRGGAGGMIGGAVVAKAQPDGYTLMLDASNHAQNPALHSRMQFDTLSAFAPVSLLLRVPNVLVVTPSYEVKTVADLITLGQPDQKSHVYFASAGPGSAQHLAGELFNLLAKTQLQHVAYKGGGPAMIDVMSGQVPVMFASMGSAWQHVKNGKLRAVALGGSTRSPAAPDLPTIAESGVPGYETYEWNAVFAPAGTPPEVVTQLSQALAKVLKDPAIAEQLAGIGAEPIGSTPAELDTFRRAEIEKWQRVVKEANLKLD; from the coding sequence ATGACCCCTCTGTTCAAACGCGTCGCCCGCCGCGGCGCCCTGCTGCTGGCCGCCGGACTGCTGGCCGGCGGCGCCGGCGCGGCCTCGGCCGCCTACCCCGAGCGCGCGATCACGCTGGTGGTCACCTATCCGCCCGGCGGCACGGTCGACGTCGTTGCCCGCCTGATCGGCCCCAAGCTGGCCGCCGAGCTGGGCCAGCCCGTGGTGATCGAGAACCGTGGCGGCGCGGGCGGCATGATCGGCGGCGCGGTCGTCGCCAAGGCCCAGCCCGACGGCTACACGCTGATGCTGGACGCCTCGAACCACGCGCAGAACCCCGCGCTGCACTCGCGCATGCAGTTCGACACGCTGAGCGCCTTCGCGCCGGTGTCGCTGCTGCTGCGCGTGCCCAACGTGCTGGTCGTGACGCCCTCATATGAAGTCAAGACCGTGGCCGACCTGATCACGCTCGGCCAGCCGGATCAAAAGAGCCATGTCTACTTCGCCTCGGCCGGTCCCGGCTCGGCCCAGCACCTGGCCGGCGAGCTGTTCAACCTGCTGGCCAAGACCCAGCTGCAGCACGTGGCCTACAAGGGCGGCGGCCCGGCCATGATCGACGTCATGTCCGGCCAGGTGCCGGTCATGTTCGCCAGCATGGGCTCGGCCTGGCAACACGTGAAGAACGGCAAGCTGCGCGCCGTCGCGCTGGGCGGCTCGACCCGCTCGCCGGCCGCCCCGGACCTGCCCACCATCGCCGAATCCGGCGTGCCCGGCTACGAGACCTATGAATGGAACGCCGTGTTCGCGCCGGCCGGCACGCCGCCCGAGGTCGTCACGCAGCTGTCGCAGGCGCTGGCCAAGGTGCTGAAGGACCCGGCCATCGCCGAACAGCTGGCCGGCATCGGCGCCGAGCCCATCGGCTCCACGCCCGCCGAACTGGACACCTTCCGCCGCGCCGAGATCGAGAAATGGCAGCGCGTGGTCAAGGAAGCCAATCTGAAGCTGGACTGA